The genomic stretch ATGCGATAATTAAACTAATAACTTTTTTCATTTCAAACATCCTTTAATCGTTTATTTCTCGCCCCATAAAAATTGACCAACATACTTATCCACTACAGTAGATTCATGCATACTACTATGAGTAGCTTGTGGTCCTTTAATGACATGTGTCGTTACCTTTTGATGTGCAAATAATTTTTCACCATATAAAACACTATCTAATTTCACTTCACCATCACTATTTGAACCATCTTCCAAATTACCACCAATAATCATAATTTCAGTATTGTTGGGTAAAACTTTGGCCATTTTCTCAGCAAATTTAGCATGCACATTATTGGCATTTTTAATATCAACCTGCTGATCGCCATTCACATATTCTTCCGGATAAAATGGAACTGCAAGAAACACAATTTTATTTACTTGTGGATAGGACTTGTTTTTCTCGTAACTAGCTAAATAAGAAACCCAAGCACCGCCACCCATTGAATGACCTACTGCATTAAATTTTTTTATGGCATAATTTTGTTGTAAATAAGACATTACCTTTTTTGTCCACATTGATTGTTGAGGAAGCGTTGCTCGATTATCTTCAAAAACAATGTTGATAAGTGGATTTTTTTCTTTTTTGTTATAAGTTCCAGTAGTAGAAATTTTTCCATCTGGGCTTACATTTACGGTCAATGACTCTGTACCCCAATCATACTTTTGGTCAAAGCGACGTATCATTCCGTGAAGCGAGCGGTCTGTCCCACGATAACCATGTATAAAAATGGTAGGGATGGATTCATTGGCTGCTTTTGGATAAGTCGTGTTAATCGTCAGTAAAATAAAAATTGCTCCAACTAAACAACCTAATGGTAAGATAATGGAGAAGAACACGCGCTTTAGCATTATTTTACGCCCCTTTAAAATTCGTTATGAACAAATTATACATTTTTTTTATAGAAAACGCACGATTGGTCTACTTTTTCTACTAATTTAATGGTTTCATCTCATGAACACATATAGTATACTGGAAAAATAAGCGAAGAAACGGAGGCATATTCATATGATGAAACGAACTGGTGAGATAGTACTCGCTATTATTGGTCTTGTTTTAAGTATACTCGCACAAGCATTTATTGCTATTATTGGTCTATTGATGATAAGCGGTTCAAAAGGAAAAGAAGGTTTAACAACTTTCTACAACAACTACTACAAAACAATGACTGAATGGGAAATCCCGAAAAAAGAGATTCCTGATCCCGATCGTGTACTAGATTTTGTGCAAACATTATCTTGGACTGCATTAACAGGAGGCTTAATTACGCTCGCACTTGGTATCTTTGGGATTTACTACATATTCAAAAATAAAAAACCAGTTTTTGCTGGATATTTATTTTTAGCAGCAGGCGTTGTATCGTTGCTTTCTACAGCACTAATTAGTTTCATTCCTGCGTTATTATTCATTGTTGTTGCGATACTTTGTTTTGTCCGCAAACCGAAGAGCACTTTTTCTGGATTATAATTCGAAACGAGTTTGAACTTTTCAAGCTCGTTTTTGTTTTACTTCTACTTTTTTAGGGAATAAAATAGTGGATTTCAAGAGGAGGTTGATAGTGTGAAAAATAAAGTAGGAATTATTGCCGGAGCCGTGGGAGCTGTCGCTGGAGTTTTAGCTTGTGCAGTAGTATACGTGGTTAAAAAGCAACAGCCGCCTACCCCTTTTGATGAGGTAAATGATATTCGGACCCGTTACGCTGACAAAGAAATTTCTGAAACAGAACTGGAAGAAAATAACATGATTTCAGAAGGTGGCGTTTCATCTCTTCAATATGAAGAAAAAGTCAAATAATGAGAATGCAGTTTGTGTCTTGTGTTACGCGAGAACAAGCTGTTTTTTTATGTAGAAAACACTGCTTATTATAGTAGATTATGTTATCCTGTAGTTAGACAATAGGACTCAAGTTGTAGGTGAATTTCCTTCTACAGCGGGTTATTATACTTGATAGATAGGGTTATGATAGGTACAGTAATAAAAGAAAATATATCAGCTACATTTGGAAGTTAGGAGGTAGGCGTATGAGAGCAATATTGATTGGCGTATTAATAATTTTACTAATTGCGATGATACTTATAGTTTTATTGCCAGCGATACTAGCAACAATTGGTGCAGTGCTCGGCTTTTGGTCACTTAAGAAGCTACTTGAAGCAAGGTCCGTAGGTGAAAAAGTTATTTATGGTATTCTAATTGGTGTTGGTGCCTTAATAATTCTAGCTAACTTAAAAGGAATTCTGGTTGTTGTAATTATCGGAGCAATCATTTACTTCCTAACTAGAAATAAAAATAAACCAAGAAAAAATGATGACGTATTCGACTACCCATACAATAAATAATTGGAGGAGAAAAAAATGGCAAACCTTTTTGAAAAAATGAAACAATGGAATAAAGAAGTTAGTGAAAAAATCGAGAAACGTGAAGAAAAACGTCGTAATTCGGTAAGTTACTATATGGATAAAACAAAACAAGAAATGAAAGACGCAGAACGCATGGTAGAAAAACAACGCGAACTGAAATCTCTTTTCTATAAAGAATATAAAGAAATGGAAGTTTATGTAGAAAAACGCCGTCATCAAGCTGAAATTGCAAAAGAAGCTGGTGAAACTAAATTAGCTGATTTTGCATTAGAAGAAGTAGCTCAATATGAAGAACAATTAAAAGCAACTAAATCTCATTATGATCAAGCTTCTGAACAACTTGAAAAATTAGAACTACGCATGCACGAAATGCGCCTAAAATGGAAAAACCTTAAAACACAACATTTAGCTGAAATGGCTGAAAAAAATGCAACAGAAACTTCCGAAAAAATGGACAAAGTTATCCATGATATGAGCTGGGGTAGCGTAAGTGACTATCACGAAGCACAAAAACAACGCGATCTAGCTGAAGAAGCTGAAAAGAAAGCTGATATGAGCAAAGAACTTTCTCAATCCTTTGATGATCTAATGGACGAACTAGAAAAGAAAACAAAGAAAAGCAAAGAAATCATCAAAGATAAAGCGCAAAACTTTACAACTATGGTAGATGAAATTATTGAACGCGAAAAACAAAATTTCAAAAAACCAGAAAAAGCTTCGATGGAAGATCAATTAAATGAACTTGAAAAAGAAGCTGCAAAAGAAAAACCAAAAGAAGAAAAAGAAGTATTAATTCCAGAATTAGAGAAAAAAGAAGAAGAAAACGAAACAGATAAATAAAAGTAATTAGCGCAGAATAATCATTCTGCGCTTTTTTATAACAAAACGCTATGGGCCTTCTAAATATGCTCGTAGCTTTTTTGGTTATATTACTTTTTTTCGGGTAAATAGGAAAAGATAAGTTGCATTTTAATAGATACGTGCTATAATAATTGGTATAGACCGATTTAACAAGGAGGCAATATGTAATGACTAATAAAGTAATTACTAACGCTACAATTTATACTGGTAAAGGTGTTCTAGAAAATGCTTTCGTACGTTTTGACAAACAAATTTTAGAGGTTGGCTCGATGGCTGATTTCCAAGCGGACAAAGCAGAAGAAGTAATCGATGCCAAAGGACAAAAACTTGTTCCAGGTTTCATTGATGTTCATTCCCACGGTGGTTATAGTTTTGACGCAATGGATGCAGATCCAGAAGCACTTAGAAAACAAGTGAATGGAATGTTAAATGAAGGAATTACTACTTACTTCCCAACAACGATGACACAATCACATGAAAATATTGAAAAAGCATTAAAAGTGATCAATGAGGTTGCTCAAACAGAACCTGTTATTGGTGGAATTCATTTGGAAGGTCCATTTGTTTCTAAAGTCTTTAAAGGCGCACAACCAGAAGAATATATTCAAGCACCTGACTTGGAACTTTTCAAAAAGTGGTTTGATATTTCTGGTGGTTTAATTAAATTAGTAACATATGCACCAGAACATGATACTTCAGCTGATTTTGAAAATTTGTGTTTTGAACTAGGGGTTGTTCCGAGTATTGGTCACTCTAATGATGTTCGTGAGCACTTGAAAACAAGTAAAGCGACACACGCGACACATTTATATAATGCTTGTCACCGTATGACGCACCGTGAGCCAGGCGTTCCAGGTCATGTTTTACTAGAACGCGGTATTAATGCAGAACTAATCGTTGATGGCATTCACGTTCATCCTGATATGGTGAAATTAGCTTATCAAATGAAAGGGCCAGAACATTTATGCATTATCACTGACTCCATGCGAGCAAAAGGTATGCCAGAAGGGAAATCTGAACTTGGCGGCCAAACTGTTATCGTGAAAGATAAACAAGCTCGTTTA from Listeria monocytogenes ATCC 19117 encodes the following:
- a CDS encoding alpha/beta hydrolase codes for the protein MLKRVFFSIILPLGCLVGAIFILLTINTTYPKAANESIPTIFIHGYRGTDRSLHGMIRRFDQKYDWGTESLTVNVSPDGKISTTGTYNKKEKNPLINIVFEDNRATLPQQSMWTKKVMSYLQQNYAIKKFNAVGHSMGGGAWVSYLASYEKNKSYPQVNKIVFLAVPFYPEEYVNGDQQVDIKNANNVHAKFAEKMAKVLPNNTEIMIIGGNLEDGSNSDGEVKLDSVLYGEKLFAHQKVTTHVIKGPQATHSSMHESTVVDKYVGQFLWGEK
- a CDS encoding DUF4064 domain-containing protein, producing MMKRTGEIVLAIIGLVLSILAQAFIAIIGLLMISGSKGKEGLTTFYNNYYKTMTEWEIPKKEIPDPDRVLDFVQTLSWTALTGGLITLALGIFGIYYIFKNKKPVFAGYLFLAAGVVSLLSTALISFIPALLFIVVAILCFVRKPKSTFSGL
- a CDS encoding PspA/IM30 family protein; translation: MANLFEKMKQWNKEVSEKIEKREEKRRNSVSYYMDKTKQEMKDAERMVEKQRELKSLFYKEYKEMEVYVEKRRHQAEIAKEAGETKLADFALEEVAQYEEQLKATKSHYDQASEQLEKLELRMHEMRLKWKNLKTQHLAEMAEKNATETSEKMDKVIHDMSWGSVSDYHEAQKQRDLAEEAEKKADMSKELSQSFDDLMDELEKKTKKSKEIIKDKAQNFTTMVDEIIEREKQNFKKPEKASMEDQLNELEKEAAKEKPKEEKEVLIPELEKKEEENETDK
- the nagA gene encoding N-acetylglucosamine-6-phosphate deacetylase codes for the protein MTNKVITNATIYTGKGVLENAFVRFDKQILEVGSMADFQADKAEEVIDAKGQKLVPGFIDVHSHGGYSFDAMDADPEALRKQVNGMLNEGITTYFPTTMTQSHENIEKALKVINEVAQTEPVIGGIHLEGPFVSKVFKGAQPEEYIQAPDLELFKKWFDISGGLIKLVTYAPEHDTSADFENLCFELGVVPSIGHSNDVREHLKTSKATHATHLYNACHRMTHREPGVPGHVLLERGINAELIVDGIHVHPDMVKLAYQMKGPEHLCIITDSMRAKGMPEGKSELGGQTVIVKDKQARLEDGTLAGSVLTYDDGFRNMIKFTGCSVEEAVLMSSGNQAREFNLTQKGAIEAGKDADFNLLDEDLHITATYSFGKKHS